GGGGGCAGTAGTAGATCGCGTCCAGCCTGGCTCCATCGGCCGCCAGATCCTTCCGGAGCTTCACATGAATGCGCTCGAGCATTTCTTCGTCAAAGTACCCCCTTCCTATCCCGGATTGATTGGTCACCAGCACGGTCAGGTATCCGGCCTCATTGAGCAGGCGCATCGATTCCCCGACCCCTGGGAACAGCCTGAGGTCCTCCGGACGGGAGCAGTAAGGTACATCCTGGACGATGGTGTCGTCCCGGTCGATGAACACCGCCCGACGACCGAACATGCCTCTTTCCACGAGCCCGCAGATGATGTGCCCGGCGCACAGGTACGCCTCCTGGATCCGAGGCGTCCTCGTCGACGGGATGATTAGAGGGTGGTCCACCAGCTCTTTGATCGTGCCTCCTGAACCCGTGAAGGACGCGGTGACGAGGCCTAGCTCCTTCGCCCTCGTCAGCGCGAGGACGACATTCTTGGAGGTCCCGCTGGTGCTCAGGCCGACGGCCACGTCCCCGGCCCGGGCGCACGCTTCCAACTGCCTCACGAACACCCTCTCGTAGCCGTAATCGTTACCGATGCCGGTGATCGACGACAGCGACGACAGCGCTATGCCATCCATGGCCGGGCGCTCCATGAGGTAACGGCCGGAGA
This DNA window, taken from Methanomassiliicoccus sp., encodes the following:
- a CDS encoding HAD-IIIA family hydrolase yields the protein MALLVDEELRESSAVIASLDCHQIEAIAEAMITSLRQGGRIIFFGNGGSAADAMHLAAELSGRYLMERPAMDGIALSSLSSITGIGNDYGYERVFVRQLEACARAGDVAVGLSTSGTSKNVVLALTRAKELGLVTASFTGSGGTIKELVDHPLIIPSTRTPRIQEAYLCAGHIICGLVERGMFGRRAVFIDRDDTIVQDVPYCSRPEDLRLFPGVGESMRLLNEAGYLTVLVTNQSGIGRGYFDEEMLERIHVKLRKDLAADGARLDAIYYCPHRPDEGCGCRKPATGMLERAVRDLGIDLRSSCVIGDTENDVAMGQKVGCRCIRVSKDMDFNQAVRTILGSK